A genomic segment from Planctomycetaceae bacterium encodes:
- a CDS encoding DUF1553 domain-containing protein gives MSKYSTITFCLLAVVVCDSTADEISFNRDIRPILSQYCFACHGPDQNHREADLRLDNRQAAVEHGAIVPGRVEQSSLIERIFSTDGDLIMPPAESGKTLSSQQKQLLSDWIQQGAEYQKHWSFEPVPDVVPLPDPSAWADASFGDAQKWIRNGIDFFVAAQHHRKGVRPNPEVDRATWLRRVTLDLTGLPPSLEELDGFLSDPSDDAYESVVDRLLSSPAYGERMANMWMDVARYADTFGYQSDVEMDVWPWRDWVIEAFNSNMPYDQFLTEQIAGDLLPNATQNQRLATTFNRLHRQTNEGGSVPEEFRLTGIADRTTTAGTAFLGLTLECCRCHDHKFDPISQREFYQLSAYFSDIDEFGLYAHFTRGRPTPAMLLYAEDERASHLATLQEIETAKERYETALLSARQKVEQQPDALLKQLPPVPDPAFHAPLEGTEDGVSGKATLCDGDQQIACPDAPVFGRTSPFTYSLWVRPAVQQPRMLVLHQSVAAEDSAFRGIQLTLDDGFPEFSMIHFWPGNAVRVQSRTSVLVNQWSHLAVTHDGSGTASGIRIFVNGLATDVDVERDKLTLDVRHRKEWGDPSVGSDKLSLGARFRDVGFRDGGLDELNVYDHQLSSAQVMAVYCSVRKDSVPAGISVESAIEHHLLVADESVRNARTALQKARHEENEFVSGIRQIMVMQHSADATPTHMLTRGEYTAKGEAVDAGLPQATGTLSVVGEGRLQLANWMTHPNHPLTSRVIVNRMWHLFFGRGIVVTLEDFGSQGTPPSHPELLDYLSRDLIEHDWDLKSLCRKIVLSATYRQSSVSADAAAFAKDPDNIWLSRGPRHRLSAEQLRDSILAASGLLVRTIGGPSVMPYQPEGLWKQAGTGKTYHQSKGEGLYRRSLYTFWRRTAPPPSMLTFDATSRESCTARRELTTTPLQALVFLNDPQYVEAARVLAEKLILSHRDDQNARWNELFRRLLCRLPTDQERSVIDSLYQEQLGYFREDSSRSDEFLKVGERTPEDSADRSDLAATSIVVQTLFAYDETIMLR, from the coding sequence CGTCAAGCGGCCGTCGAACATGGCGCAATCGTTCCCGGCAGAGTCGAACAAAGCTCCCTGATTGAACGAATTTTCAGCACGGACGGCGATTTGATTATGCCTCCTGCAGAATCAGGCAAGACTCTTTCCAGTCAACAGAAGCAACTGCTGTCTGACTGGATTCAGCAGGGAGCGGAATACCAGAAACACTGGTCGTTTGAACCTGTCCCGGACGTTGTGCCATTACCCGATCCCAGTGCCTGGGCTGATGCCTCTTTCGGCGACGCCCAAAAATGGATCCGCAATGGAATCGACTTCTTTGTCGCCGCTCAGCACCATCGCAAAGGGGTGCGCCCGAATCCTGAAGTGGATCGAGCGACCTGGCTTCGTCGTGTCACATTGGACCTGACCGGGTTACCCCCGAGCCTGGAAGAGCTGGATGGGTTTCTGTCGGACCCGTCCGACGACGCCTACGAATCCGTTGTGGACCGACTACTGTCTTCGCCTGCCTATGGCGAAAGAATGGCGAATATGTGGATGGATGTGGCCAGGTACGCAGATACGTTTGGCTATCAAAGCGATGTTGAAATGGACGTCTGGCCCTGGCGTGACTGGGTGATTGAGGCCTTCAACTCCAATATGCCTTATGACCAGTTCTTAACAGAGCAAATCGCGGGAGATCTTCTTCCCAATGCGACTCAGAATCAGCGACTGGCCACGACATTTAATCGCCTTCATCGACAGACCAATGAAGGAGGAAGTGTTCCCGAAGAGTTTCGGCTGACCGGCATCGCCGACCGAACGACCACTGCAGGAACCGCCTTTCTGGGGCTCACGTTGGAATGTTGCCGGTGTCATGATCACAAGTTCGACCCCATTTCGCAGCGAGAATTCTATCAGTTGTCCGCCTACTTTTCGGACATCGACGAATTTGGACTCTACGCTCATTTCACTCGTGGTCGGCCGACTCCCGCCATGCTGTTGTATGCGGAAGATGAACGGGCCTCGCATCTGGCGACCCTTCAGGAAATTGAAACGGCAAAGGAGCGCTATGAAACCGCACTACTGTCCGCGCGACAGAAGGTGGAACAACAACCGGACGCACTGTTGAAACAGCTTCCGCCGGTACCAGATCCAGCGTTTCACGCACCTCTGGAAGGTACGGAGGACGGAGTTTCCGGCAAAGCCACGCTTTGCGACGGCGATCAACAGATTGCATGTCCGGATGCTCCGGTGTTCGGAAGAACGTCTCCGTTTACCTACAGCCTTTGGGTCAGGCCCGCGGTTCAGCAGCCTCGCATGCTTGTGTTGCATCAGTCCGTCGCAGCAGAGGACAGTGCATTCCGTGGCATCCAGCTCACTCTTGATGACGGATTCCCGGAATTCTCCATGATTCACTTCTGGCCCGGAAACGCTGTGCGAGTTCAAAGCCGAACTTCGGTTCTCGTCAATCAATGGAGCCATTTGGCGGTCACTCACGATGGAAGTGGTACCGCATCCGGAATCAGAATTTTTGTGAACGGACTGGCCACTGATGTGGATGTGGAACGCGACAAGCTGACCCTCGATGTCCGGCATCGGAAGGAATGGGGTGATCCCAGCGTGGGCAGCGACAAACTGTCGCTGGGGGCGAGGTTTCGGGATGTCGGCTTTCGAGATGGTGGGCTCGATGAATTGAACGTGTACGACCATCAGCTTTCCTCCGCGCAAGTCATGGCGGTCTACTGCAGCGTTCGGAAAGATTCCGTTCCCGCAGGTATCTCAGTGGAATCAGCCATTGAACATCATCTGCTGGTGGCAGATGAATCGGTCCGGAATGCTCGAACTGCCTTACAGAAGGCTCGTCATGAAGAAAACGAATTCGTCTCCGGGATTCGGCAGATCATGGTCATGCAGCATTCTGCTGATGCGACTCCGACCCATATGCTCACACGCGGCGAATACACAGCGAAGGGCGAAGCTGTCGACGCGGGTCTGCCACAGGCTACGGGCACCCTTTCAGTGGTCGGAGAAGGACGCCTGCAGCTTGCAAACTGGATGACACATCCAAACCATCCACTGACCTCACGAGTGATTGTGAACCGCATGTGGCACCTGTTCTTTGGACGGGGGATCGTCGTGACTCTGGAAGATTTTGGTTCGCAGGGCACACCACCATCGCATCCGGAGTTGCTCGACTACCTGTCACGTGATTTGATCGAACATGATTGGGATCTGAAGTCTCTGTGTCGAAAGATTGTACTGTCTGCGACATACCGACAATCGTCGGTCAGTGCAGACGCAGCCGCCTTTGCGAAGGACCCTGACAATATCTGGCTATCACGTGGTCCCCGCCATCGATTGTCGGCGGAACAACTCCGCGATTCTATTCTTGCGGCCAGCGGCCTGCTGGTGCGAACGATCGGTGGCCCCAGCGTGATGCCCTACCAGCCCGAAGGGCTCTGGAAACAAGCGGGCACCGGAAAGACCTATCACCAGTCGAAAGGGGAGGGGCTGTATCGAAGAAGCCTTTACACATTCTGGAGACGAACAGCTCCACCACCGTCGATGCTGACTTTTGATGCGACCAGCCGCGAAAGCTGTACGGCCCGGCGAGAGCTAACGACCACGCCCCTGCAGGCACTCGTGTTTTTGAATGATCCGCAGTATGTAGAAGCGGCTCGGGTTCTGGCTGAAAAACTCATTCTATCCCATCGTGACGATCAGAATGCCCGATGGAATGAACTGTTTCGACGACTACTCTGCCGATTGCCCACAGATCAGGAACGGTCCGTCATCGACAGTCTTTATCAGGAGCAACTTGGCTACTTTCGTGAGGACTCCTCGCGGTCCGACGAGTTCTTGAAGGTCGGTGAACGAACCCCTGAGGATTCGGCAGATCGTTCGGATCTGGCCGCGACAAGTATCGTTGTGCAAACGCTGTTTGCATACGACGAAACAATTATGCTCAGATGA
- a CDS encoding DUF1501 domain-containing protein: MHRRHWLGQIGMGFGSIAAMGLLQREGYAASEGLSDTTSHGVIHPLHHLPKAKRVIYLFQAGGPSQLETWDYKPLLNEKQGQPLPDSVRNGQRLTGMSGNQAVLPLAGSLFKFAQHGQSGTWASELLPHMSQHVDRIAVIRSMYTEAINHDPAITFLQTGNQISGRPSIGSWLHYGLGSDSTNLPAFVVLITKGKGGQPLYSRLWGSGFLPARYQGVQFRSGREPVLYLSNPPGVSRDSRRSMLDRLQQLHALEQDRLGDPELLTRIGQYEMAYRMQSSVPEVANLAEEPEHILNMYGPDATKPGTFAANCILARRLAERGVRFIQLYHQGWDHHGNIPGGMRTQCRETDQPAAALLQDLLQRGMLDDTLVIWGGEFGRTNYSQGTLTATNYGRDHHPRCFSMWLAGGGIKGGVTFGETCEFGYNVVSDGVHVRDFHATLMHLMGIDHQRFTARFQGLDARLTGVEPSRIVHEILS, encoded by the coding sequence ATGCATCGGCGTCATTGGTTGGGGCAGATTGGAATGGGGTTTGGCAGTATTGCCGCCATGGGTCTTTTGCAGCGTGAAGGATACGCCGCGAGTGAAGGCCTTTCGGACACGACCAGCCACGGCGTGATTCATCCACTCCATCACCTGCCAAAAGCAAAACGCGTCATCTACTTGTTTCAGGCGGGAGGCCCGTCTCAACTGGAGACCTGGGATTACAAGCCTCTGCTGAATGAAAAGCAGGGGCAACCGCTTCCGGATTCTGTGCGAAACGGACAGAGGCTGACCGGAATGTCCGGTAATCAGGCCGTACTGCCACTCGCGGGATCGCTGTTCAAATTCGCTCAGCACGGTCAAAGTGGGACATGGGCCAGTGAATTGTTGCCCCATATGTCACAGCATGTGGATCGGATTGCAGTGATCCGTTCGATGTATACAGAGGCTATTAATCACGATCCCGCAATTACGTTCCTTCAGACTGGCAATCAGATCTCAGGACGCCCCAGCATTGGATCATGGCTTCACTACGGTCTCGGCAGCGACAGTACAAACCTTCCTGCATTCGTTGTCCTGATCACGAAAGGAAAAGGTGGTCAGCCTTTGTATTCACGACTTTGGGGCTCCGGCTTCCTGCCCGCTCGATACCAGGGTGTGCAGTTCCGATCCGGCAGGGAACCTGTGCTATATTTGTCCAATCCGCCCGGTGTTTCCAGAGACAGTCGACGCAGCATGCTGGATCGCCTTCAACAACTGCATGCACTGGAGCAGGACCGACTCGGCGATCCGGAACTGCTAACCCGGATTGGTCAATACGAAATGGCTTATCGCATGCAGTCGAGCGTTCCGGAAGTCGCAAATCTTGCAGAAGAGCCTGAACATATTCTGAACATGTATGGCCCGGATGCCACCAAACCAGGCACCTTTGCCGCTAACTGCATTCTTGCACGCCGACTCGCTGAACGCGGCGTTCGATTTATTCAGCTGTATCATCAGGGCTGGGACCATCATGGCAATATTCCCGGCGGAATGAGGACGCAGTGCCGCGAAACGGATCAGCCGGCCGCTGCACTGCTGCAAGATCTGCTGCAACGAGGAATGCTGGATGACACTCTGGTGATTTGGGGAGGAGAATTTGGACGCACGAATTATTCCCAGGGGACATTGACGGCCACAAACTATGGACGGGACCATCATCCTCGCTGCTTTAGCATGTGGTTGGCTGGCGGAGGGATCAAAGGTGGTGTGACGTTCGGTGAAACGTGTGAATTTGGTTACAACGTGGTCTCGGATGGAGTTCATGTGCGAGACTTTCACGCTACGTTAATGCACCTGATGGGAATCGATCACCAGCGATTCACAGCCAGATTCCAGGGCCTCGACGCCCGGCTGACCGGAGTGGAGCCGTCGCGAATTGTGCACGAAATCCTCTCCTGA